In Stieleria varia, one genomic interval encodes:
- a CDS encoding DUF1611 domain-containing protein, producing the protein MKYEPSALSNYRRIVLLTDGYSTPFLAKTAINLLRYRCDDIAAVIDREFSGQDAFDVFGTGAGVPVLDGVPDDADSVFIGIAPPGGKLPESWRDVICDALRRGIDVVSGLHDFLSDNPEFVSLSEAHGGKLIDVRRNVEKQTATAAAFRDGCLRIHTVGHDCSVGKMVATFEVERELKRRGLDAVFLATGQTGIMISGEGVPIDCVVADFVNGAAESLVRRNEQHDFVLVEGQGCISHPSFSAVTLGLLHGCAPHGLIYCYEVGREQVKGLDGVPLLPMRRLIQAYEMAASLRHPCSVIGIAMNSRQLNESEAQSERERVSQEFGLPVCDVYRDGAGVLADAVVQLRQEVIG; encoded by the coding sequence ATGAAGTACGAGCCGTCGGCACTGAGCAACTACCGTCGAATCGTTTTGTTGACGGATGGGTATTCGACGCCGTTTCTTGCGAAGACGGCGATCAATCTGTTGCGATATCGTTGCGACGATATCGCAGCGGTGATTGATCGTGAATTTTCGGGACAGGATGCGTTCGATGTGTTTGGGACGGGGGCGGGGGTTCCCGTCCTCGATGGCGTGCCCGACGATGCTGACTCCGTGTTCATCGGCATCGCACCTCCCGGAGGAAAGCTTCCCGAGTCGTGGCGAGACGTCATTTGTGACGCTCTGCGGCGAGGGATCGACGTTGTCTCTGGCCTCCATGATTTCCTTTCGGATAATCCTGAGTTTGTCTCGCTTTCTGAGGCTCATGGCGGCAAGTTGATAGACGTCCGTCGGAATGTGGAGAAGCAAACGGCAACCGCCGCTGCATTTCGTGACGGATGCCTACGGATCCATACGGTCGGTCACGATTGTAGTGTGGGCAAAATGGTGGCCACCTTTGAGGTCGAGCGAGAGCTCAAGCGGCGAGGGCTGGATGCTGTCTTTCTAGCGACCGGTCAGACAGGGATCATGATTTCCGGCGAAGGTGTCCCGATCGACTGTGTTGTCGCTGATTTTGTCAACGGAGCCGCAGAGTCGCTCGTAAGACGCAACGAGCAGCATGACTTCGTTCTCGTTGAGGGGCAAGGCTGCATCTCGCATCCCAGTTTCTCGGCGGTAACGCTTGGCTTATTGCATGGCTGTGCACCACACGGCCTGATCTATTGTTATGAGGTGGGACGCGAGCAAGTCAAAGGGCTTGACGGGGTGCCGCTGTTGCCGATGCGACGACTGATCCAAGCCTATGAGATGGCTGCATCTCTGCGACATCCATGTTCAGTCATTGGCATCGCGATGAACAGCCGTCAATTGAATGAGTCAGAGGCTCAGTCAGAACGCGAGCGTGTCTCGCAAGAGTTTGGATTGCCGGTGTGCGACGTGTATCGTGATGGTGCCGGCGTGCTGGCTGATGCCGTTGTCCAACTGAGGCAGGAGGTGATCGGGTGA
- a CDS encoding dipeptide epimerase, whose translation MKLHLHRLELPLEFEFTIARGSISTQPSLVVELEQQGHRGYGESTANPYYGHTLDSMSQSLQSCRETIESYEFGRPAELWQILQKPLADDSFALSALDLAAYDLFGKLTSRRTYELLDLSWESVPESSYTIGIDTIDKMVAKLKARPNWRIYKVKLGTDRDVEIVRSLRQVTSAVFRVDANCGWTAEETIENSHQLKSLGVEFIEQPLPADASTEDQRLVYQHSALPIIADESCQIESDVGKCAGRFHGVNVKLCKCGGLTPAVRMLRQARQLGLKTMLGCMVESTVGISGAAQLSPLLDYADLDGAELLSADAASGVSINQGRIELGDGYGSGVVFTGNSPY comes from the coding sequence GTGAAGCTGCATTTACATCGTCTTGAACTGCCTTTGGAGTTTGAGTTCACGATTGCCCGCGGTTCGATATCGACACAGCCGTCGCTCGTGGTTGAACTGGAACAGCAAGGGCACCGAGGGTACGGCGAATCGACGGCCAATCCCTACTACGGGCACACATTGGATTCCATGTCCCAGTCACTGCAGTCGTGTCGTGAAACGATTGAGTCGTACGAGTTTGGGAGACCCGCTGAACTGTGGCAAATCCTGCAGAAACCTTTGGCGGACGATTCTTTCGCGTTATCCGCGTTGGACTTAGCGGCGTACGATCTCTTTGGCAAACTCACGTCGCGACGGACGTATGAATTGCTCGATTTGAGTTGGGAGTCTGTGCCGGAATCCAGTTACACCATCGGCATCGACACGATCGACAAGATGGTTGCAAAATTGAAGGCGCGTCCCAACTGGCGAATCTACAAGGTCAAGTTAGGAACGGATCGAGACGTCGAGATTGTTCGATCGCTCCGGCAAGTCACCTCGGCTGTTTTTCGCGTTGACGCAAACTGCGGTTGGACGGCTGAGGAGACGATCGAGAATTCACATCAATTAAAGTCTCTTGGCGTGGAGTTCATTGAACAGCCGCTTCCCGCGGATGCGTCCACAGAAGATCAACGACTGGTGTACCAGCATTCCGCCTTGCCAATCATCGCGGATGAAAGCTGTCAGATTGAATCCGACGTCGGCAAGTGTGCCGGCCGGTTCCATGGGGTCAATGTCAAGTTGTGTAAGTGTGGAGGGCTGACGCCTGCGGTCCGAATGCTTCGCCAGGCACGGCAGTTAGGGTTGAAAACCATGTTGGGGTGTATGGTGGAAAGCACGGTGGGGATCTCCGGGGCCGCGCAATTGTCGCCATTGTTGGACTATGCTGACTTGGACGGGGCAGAGTTGTTGTCAGCGGATGCGGCAAGCGGTGTCTCGATCAACCAAGGGCGAATCGAGCTTGGTGATGGGTACGGTAGCGGGGTGGTGTTCACCGGCAATTCGCCGTATTGA